A window of the Streptomyces formicae genome harbors these coding sequences:
- a CDS encoding carbohydrate ABC transporter permease has protein sequence MAPAATTPAAGKPTRTRLSRAQFEERLFRVLRWVVIAFLAAITIVPFYYMLLLSVKSIDALLLDPGSLWVSAKDFTLDTYRNVMTPTEDGGQGFTRLLLNSALVSLGTVLLTLAAAVPGAYAISRLKFFGGRQVSALFLAVYLFPATLLAVPLFVMFAKLGLSSSLLGLAIVYVAQTVPVSIYMLKNYLVTIPYSIEEAAALDGCSRLQTVRKVILPLAAPSLMATGLYVFMIAWNEFLFALLFLAADPGKWTVSLGLAQLANGIEVSKTVLMAGSVVLTIPVVLLFFAAERLLTEGLTSGADKS, from the coding sequence ATGGCTCCCGCGGCCACGACGCCCGCGGCCGGCAAGCCGACCCGCACGCGGCTGAGCCGCGCACAGTTCGAGGAGCGGCTCTTCCGCGTCCTGCGCTGGGTGGTGATCGCTTTCCTCGCCGCGATCACGATCGTGCCCTTCTACTACATGCTGCTGCTGTCGGTGAAGTCCATCGACGCACTGCTGCTCGACCCCGGATCGCTGTGGGTCTCCGCGAAGGACTTCACGCTCGACACCTACCGCAACGTCATGACGCCCACCGAGGACGGCGGGCAGGGCTTCACGCGGCTGCTGCTCAACTCCGCGCTCGTCTCGCTCGGTACGGTCCTGCTCACCCTCGCCGCGGCCGTCCCCGGCGCGTACGCCATCAGCCGCCTCAAGTTCTTCGGCGGCCGCCAGGTCAGCGCCCTCTTCCTGGCCGTCTACCTCTTCCCGGCCACCCTGCTCGCCGTTCCGCTCTTCGTGATGTTCGCGAAACTGGGCCTCTCCTCCAGCCTTCTCGGCCTCGCGATCGTCTACGTGGCGCAGACCGTGCCCGTTTCGATCTACATGCTGAAGAACTACCTCGTCACCATCCCGTACTCCATCGAGGAGGCCGCGGCCCTCGACGGCTGCTCCCGCCTCCAGACCGTGCGCAAGGTGATCCTGCCGCTCGCCGCACCGTCGCTGATGGCCACCGGGCTGTACGTCTTCATGATCGCCTGGAACGAGTTCCTCTTCGCACTCCTCTTCCTCGCCGCCGACCCCGGCAAGTGGACGGTCTCCCTGGGCCTCGCCCAGCTCGCCAACGGCATCGAGGTCTCCAAGACCGTACTGATGGCCGGGTCGGTGGTTCTGACGATTCCCGTGGTACTTCTGTTCTTCGCCGCCGAACGCCTGCTCACCGAGGGGCTGACCAGCGGCGCGGACAAGAGCTGA
- a CDS encoding zinc-dependent alcohol dehydrogenase, protein MERVVQFTGPRQVEVAEHASAPLPAGHLRVRTRYSGISAGTELTAYRGTNPYLTRTWDAEARLFRDGAAGIEYPVAGWGYSEVGEVTEVSPELAGTPGMPVPGDLVWGIWGHRSEGIVPAERMVGHTLPAGLAPLAGAFARVGAIAYNAVLASDIHLGEDVAVFGQGVIGLLTTRLAQLNGARVTAVDALDIRLESAKAYGAQHTLNARTDAVAERIREATDGLGADIAIEISGVYPALHEALRSVAVGGRVVASGFYQGDGVGLRLGDEFHHNRVQLICSQIGGVPPQLAGRWTVERLQRTFLRLVAEGHVDVESLVSHVVPVAEAADAYVLLDERPADALQVVLEF, encoded by the coding sequence GTGGAACGCGTCGTCCAATTCACCGGCCCCCGTCAGGTCGAGGTGGCGGAGCATGCCTCCGCCCCGCTGCCCGCCGGGCATCTGCGGGTGCGCACCCGCTACTCAGGGATCTCGGCCGGCACCGAGCTGACGGCCTACCGGGGCACCAACCCGTATCTGACGCGCACATGGGACGCGGAGGCCCGGCTCTTCCGTGACGGCGCCGCCGGCATCGAGTACCCCGTCGCCGGCTGGGGCTACTCGGAGGTCGGCGAGGTCACCGAGGTCTCCCCCGAGCTCGCCGGGACACCCGGCATGCCGGTCCCCGGCGATCTGGTGTGGGGCATCTGGGGCCACCGCAGCGAGGGCATCGTCCCCGCCGAGCGCATGGTCGGCCACACCCTCCCCGCCGGGCTCGCGCCCCTCGCCGGCGCCTTCGCCCGCGTCGGCGCGATCGCCTACAACGCCGTCCTCGCCTCCGACATCCACCTCGGAGAGGACGTCGCCGTCTTCGGCCAGGGCGTCATCGGCCTCCTCACCACCCGCCTCGCCCAGCTCAACGGCGCGCGCGTCACCGCCGTCGACGCCCTCGACATCCGGCTGGAGAGCGCCAAGGCCTACGGCGCACAGCACACTCTCAACGCCCGCACCGACGCGGTCGCCGAGCGCATCCGCGAGGCCACCGACGGACTGGGCGCGGACATCGCCATCGAGATCAGCGGCGTCTACCCGGCGCTGCACGAGGCACTGCGCTCGGTCGCCGTGGGCGGTCGCGTCGTCGCCTCCGGGTTCTACCAGGGGGACGGCGTCGGGCTGCGGCTCGGCGACGAGTTCCACCACAACCGGGTGCAGCTGATCTGCTCCCAGATCGGCGGGGTGCCGCCGCAGCTCGCCGGCCGCTGGACGGTCGAGCGCCTGCAGCGGACCTTCCTGCGGCTGGTCGCCGAGGGGCACGTCGACGTCGAGTCACTCGTCAGCCATGTCGTCCCGGTCGCGGAGGCGGCCGATGCGTACGTCCTGCTGGACGAGCGCCCCGCCGACGCCCTCCAGGTCGTCCTGGAATTCTGA
- a CDS encoding ABC transporter substrate-binding protein, with the protein MRNRTRRSKAIATGLAAALGMGVLAGCSNGTGPGTPDKRITVWSQENLTPRVAATEKIIDRFEKETGIKVDLVGVDEGQMPQLIMSAAAAGKLPDVIGAVPMGQTWQMYGNGLLNTDIPKAIVDELGRDTFNANALGLTADGGTQLAVPSDSWLQLLVYRKDLLQQAGLKTPDTYDALLTAAKALDTKGRDGISAATDPSDVFTQQSFENIALANDCQLADDNGGVKLDSPQCATAFEAYDTLARDHGAPGTQTVDSTRATYFAGKSSMIIWSSFLLDELAGLRKDALPSCAECKDDPAFLAGNSGIVTALKGPDGAKPAQFGEVTSWVTTKTAETDASRKFIEYMMGAGYEDWFGMAPEGKIPVRNGTAEQPDRYLDAWRHSEMGVDTLRPMNEVFSDQLLDQLADGVSNMQRWGITQGEGTLVGAMNGELPVPKAIGAMTSGQTSPEEAAREANEEVAALQKSLQ; encoded by the coding sequence ATGCGCAACAGGACCCGGCGGTCGAAGGCGATCGCGACCGGTCTCGCAGCGGCACTGGGCATGGGGGTGCTCGCCGGCTGCTCCAACGGGACAGGCCCCGGCACACCCGACAAGAGGATCACCGTGTGGTCCCAGGAGAACCTGACCCCGCGCGTGGCGGCCACCGAGAAGATCATCGACCGCTTCGAGAAGGAGACCGGCATCAAGGTCGACCTCGTCGGCGTCGACGAGGGCCAGATGCCGCAGCTGATCATGTCGGCCGCCGCCGCCGGAAAGCTCCCCGATGTCATCGGAGCCGTACCGATGGGCCAGACCTGGCAGATGTACGGCAACGGCCTCCTCAACACCGACATCCCCAAGGCGATCGTCGACGAGCTCGGCCGGGACACCTTCAACGCCAACGCCCTCGGCCTCACCGCGGACGGCGGCACCCAGCTCGCGGTCCCCTCCGACTCCTGGCTCCAGCTCCTCGTCTACCGCAAGGACCTTCTCCAGCAGGCCGGCCTGAAGACCCCCGACACCTACGACGCACTCCTCACCGCGGCGAAGGCACTGGACACCAAGGGCCGCGACGGCATCTCCGCCGCCACCGACCCCAGCGACGTCTTCACCCAGCAGAGCTTCGAGAACATCGCGCTCGCCAACGACTGCCAGCTCGCCGACGACAACGGCGGAGTGAAGCTCGACTCTCCGCAGTGCGCCACCGCCTTCGAGGCGTACGACACCCTCGCCCGTGACCACGGCGCCCCCGGCACCCAGACCGTCGACTCCACCCGCGCCACCTACTTCGCGGGCAAGTCCTCGATGATCATCTGGTCCTCGTTCCTGCTCGACGAGCTCGCCGGGCTCCGCAAGGACGCCCTGCCCAGCTGCGCCGAGTGCAAGGACGACCCCGCCTTCCTCGCCGGCAACAGCGGCATCGTCACCGCCCTCAAGGGGCCCGACGGCGCCAAGCCCGCCCAGTTCGGCGAAGTCACCTCATGGGTGACGACGAAGACCGCCGAGACCGACGCCTCCCGGAAGTTCATCGAGTACATGATGGGCGCCGGGTACGAGGACTGGTTCGGCATGGCACCCGAAGGGAAGATCCCCGTCCGCAACGGCACCGCCGAACAGCCGGACAGGTACCTGGACGCCTGGCGCCACAGCGAGATGGGCGTCGACACCCTCAGGCCCATGAACGAGGTCTTCTCCGACCAGCTCCTCGACCAGCTCGCGGACGGCGTCAGCAACATGCAGCGCTGGGGGATCACCCAGGGCGAGGGCACCCTCGTCGGCGCGATGAACGGCGAACTCCCCGTCCCCAAGGCCATCGGCGCCATGACCAGCGGCCAGACCTCCCCCGAGGAAGCCGCCCGCGAGGCGAACGAGGAAGTCGCCGCACTGCAGAAGTCCCTCCAGTAG
- a CDS encoding glycogen debranching N-terminal domain-containing protein: MNPSGRVLLVRDGTFAVLGRDGSITGERGAAPDGLFLRDARHLSRWELTVDGTAPAVLVPASDSVPSTSVLTPAGTRDEPPAYTVFREQAVEAGQFTETLRMVSNSPATLTARVELAVGADFADQFELRADDRTYPKPGARHEVQVREDGVEFGYRRDHWHSRTTVTAHPVPDTVSGERLTWKLTLPPHGEAELRIRAAAHPHGAPADPLPEAPPSDTALPGSTGSADPDLLRACRQGLADLDLLRVSATGPDGERVTVPAAGIPWFLTLFGRDSLLTSYFLLPYRPRTAEHTLLALAAAQGAGYDSFRGEQPGRIVHEVRHGELAAFRQVPYGRYYGSVDATPLFLVLLGAHAETTGDTSLALRLESHARAAVDWMLTDGGLTGHGYLVYRPDAQGLVNQNWKDSAGAVCFTDGTQAEGPIAVCEAQGYAYDALVRTARLARTVWHDADWAQELETAAAGLRERFHRDFWMPGQDFPALALDGEGRQVDALASDAGHLLWSGILGQPHGERVGRRLLEPDFFSGWAIRTLASGQAPYHPLSYHRGSAWPHDNAVIALGLARYGLDGELRALASGLTATAALHRYRLPEVLAGYGREEHATPVPYPHSCSPQAWAAAAPLALLTACRAVGDAAAGRPGR; this comes from the coding sequence ATGAACCCCTCCGGCCGCGTCCTGCTCGTCCGCGACGGCACGTTCGCGGTGCTCGGCCGGGACGGCTCGATCACCGGCGAGCGGGGCGCGGCGCCCGACGGGCTGTTCCTGCGCGACGCCCGTCATCTGAGCCGCTGGGAGCTGACGGTCGACGGCACCGCGCCGGCGGTGCTCGTCCCGGCCTCCGACTCCGTGCCGTCGACCAGCGTCCTCACCCCGGCCGGCACGCGCGACGAGCCGCCCGCGTACACCGTCTTCCGCGAACAGGCGGTCGAGGCAGGGCAGTTCACGGAGACCCTGCGCATGGTCAGCAACTCCCCCGCCACGCTGACCGCGCGGGTCGAGCTCGCGGTGGGTGCCGACTTCGCGGACCAGTTCGAACTCCGCGCCGACGACCGCACCTATCCCAAGCCCGGCGCCCGGCACGAGGTCCAGGTGCGGGAGGACGGCGTCGAGTTCGGCTACCGGCGCGACCACTGGCACTCGCGTACGACCGTCACCGCGCACCCCGTCCCGGACACCGTCAGCGGCGAGCGACTCACCTGGAAACTGACACTCCCTCCCCACGGTGAGGCCGAACTGCGCATCCGGGCCGCGGCGCACCCGCACGGCGCCCCGGCCGACCCACTGCCCGAGGCGCCGCCCAGCGACACTGCCCTGCCCGGCTCCACCGGCTCCGCCGACCCCGACCTCCTGCGCGCCTGTCGCCAAGGGCTCGCGGACCTCGACCTCCTGCGGGTGTCCGCCACCGGGCCGGACGGCGAGCGGGTGACCGTGCCCGCCGCCGGAATCCCCTGGTTCCTCACCCTCTTCGGCCGCGACTCGCTCCTCACCTCGTACTTCCTGCTGCCCTACCGGCCGCGCACCGCCGAGCACACGCTGCTCGCGCTCGCCGCCGCCCAGGGCGCCGGGTACGACTCCTTCCGCGGCGAGCAGCCCGGGCGGATCGTGCACGAGGTGCGCCACGGCGAGCTCGCCGCCTTCCGCCAGGTGCCGTACGGGCGCTACTACGGCTCGGTCGACGCCACGCCCCTCTTCCTCGTGCTGCTCGGCGCGCACGCGGAAACCACCGGCGACACCTCGCTCGCGCTCCGGCTGGAGAGCCACGCTCGCGCGGCCGTCGACTGGATGCTCACCGACGGCGGCCTGACCGGCCACGGCTACCTCGTCTACCGGCCCGACGCCCAGGGCCTGGTCAACCAGAACTGGAAGGACTCCGCGGGCGCCGTCTGCTTCACGGACGGCACCCAGGCCGAAGGCCCGATCGCGGTCTGCGAGGCCCAGGGCTACGCCTACGACGCGCTCGTGCGGACCGCGCGCCTGGCGCGGACCGTGTGGCACGACGCCGACTGGGCCCAGGAGTTGGAGACCGCGGCGGCCGGCCTGCGTGAGCGGTTCCACCGCGACTTCTGGATGCCGGGCCAGGACTTCCCCGCCCTCGCCCTCGACGGCGAGGGCCGTCAGGTGGACGCGCTCGCTTCCGACGCCGGCCATCTGCTGTGGTCCGGAATCCTCGGCCAGCCGCACGGCGAACGCGTCGGCCGTCGCCTGCTGGAGCCCGACTTCTTCTCCGGCTGGGCGATCCGGACGCTGGCGTCGGGACAGGCCCCGTACCATCCGCTGTCGTACCACCGGGGCAGCGCCTGGCCCCACGACAACGCCGTCATCGCGCTCGGCCTCGCCCGCTACGGCCTCGACGGCGAACTACGCGCCCTTGCCTCCGGGTTGACGGCCACGGCGGCCCTGCACCGGTACCGGCTGCCGGAAGTGCTCGCCGGCTACGGCCGCGAGGAGCACGCCACACCCGTGCCGTACCCGCACTCCTGCTCACCGCAGGCGTGGGCGGCCGCGGCTCCGCTGGCGCTGCTCACCGCGTGCCGAGCCGTCGGCGATGCGGCTGCGGGGCGCCCGGGCCGATGA
- a CDS encoding carbohydrate ABC transporter permease — MTTAQRGATERRPKDRRPLTASRPLTATRPLTASRRENRAGLAFVSPTFLVVLVVVVLPILWTVLLAFQDAKLVDIQSMDLFGNWSLDNFAQVFGSTGFWSSLVTTVVYTVGATVGSLLLGLAAALALRSPFRGRGLLRGAMLIPYVAPVVAVAFVWEVALSPQYGIVNEWGRALFGWDDPIAFLSTREYEVSLLGLHFDIPLALFTVIAFEIWRYFPFAFLFLLARLQAVPDGLEEAAKVDGATPLQRFRHILLPQLMPVLALLCVLRFIMTFNKFDDVYLLTGGGSGTDVAAVRVYDFLTARYDVGAAAAQALVLAAVLVVLLGLYFTFFGKKMQEEQS, encoded by the coding sequence ATGACAACAGCTCAGCGCGGCGCGACGGAGCGCCGCCCCAAGGACCGGCGGCCGCTCACCGCGAGCCGTCCGCTCACGGCCACGCGGCCGCTCACCGCCAGCCGGCGCGAGAACCGCGCGGGACTCGCCTTCGTCTCTCCCACCTTCCTGGTGGTGCTGGTCGTGGTCGTCCTGCCCATTCTGTGGACCGTGCTGCTCGCGTTCCAGGACGCCAAGCTCGTCGACATCCAGAGCATGGACCTCTTCGGCAACTGGTCGCTGGACAACTTCGCGCAGGTCTTCGGCTCGACGGGATTCTGGAGCAGCCTCGTCACGACCGTGGTCTACACGGTCGGCGCCACCGTGGGATCGCTCCTCCTCGGCCTCGCGGCGGCGCTCGCGCTCCGCTCCCCGTTCCGGGGCCGCGGACTGCTGCGCGGCGCGATGCTCATCCCGTACGTCGCCCCGGTCGTCGCCGTCGCCTTCGTCTGGGAGGTCGCACTCAGCCCCCAGTACGGCATTGTCAACGAATGGGGCAGGGCGCTCTTCGGCTGGGACGACCCGATCGCGTTCCTGTCGACGCGCGAGTACGAGGTCAGCCTGCTCGGGCTGCACTTCGACATCCCGCTCGCCCTGTTCACCGTCATCGCCTTCGAGATCTGGCGCTACTTCCCCTTCGCCTTCCTCTTCCTCCTCGCCCGGCTCCAGGCGGTGCCGGACGGACTGGAGGAAGCCGCCAAGGTCGACGGCGCCACCCCGCTCCAGCGCTTCCGCCACATCCTGCTGCCGCAGCTCATGCCGGTCCTGGCACTGCTGTGTGTGCTGCGCTTCATCATGACGTTCAACAAGTTCGACGACGTCTATCTGCTCACCGGCGGCGGCTCCGGCACCGACGTCGCGGCCGTCCGGGTCTACGACTTCCTCACGGCCCGCTACGACGTCGGCGCCGCGGCGGCCCAGGCCCTCGTCCTCGCCGCCGTCCTCGTGGTCCTGCTGGGCCTCTACTTCACGTTCTTCGGCAAGAAGATGCAGGAGGAGCAGTCATGA
- a CDS encoding sugar phosphate isomerase/epimerase family protein: protein MLKTAAQEQLLPGDTLQEKWEFAQAAGFDAIELRAKGDFHFQGRLPGLKQALKDGVVMPTVCVEMLHFFGAFDDELRRDAIAQMKSQLSVIAEIGGLGAQTPASYGMFSRRLPPFEPPRSEAEDREILLAGLAELGEHARAEGVTLYLEPLNRYEDHMVNRLEQAADLIRTVGCDAVKIGIDSYHMNIEEADPAASIIAYADCIGHAQVSDSNRFQPGAGHLDWPAWLGALHTIGYDGYLAAECRLTGDPVDAVRSVPGFLRRSGA, encoded by the coding sequence GTGCTCAAGACCGCCGCGCAGGAACAGCTGCTGCCGGGCGACACGCTTCAGGAGAAGTGGGAGTTCGCGCAGGCCGCCGGGTTCGACGCGATCGAGCTGCGCGCCAAGGGCGACTTCCACTTCCAGGGACGTCTGCCCGGACTGAAGCAGGCGCTCAAGGACGGCGTCGTCATGCCGACCGTCTGCGTCGAGATGCTGCACTTCTTCGGCGCCTTCGACGACGAGCTGCGCCGTGACGCGATCGCCCAGATGAAGTCCCAGCTCTCCGTCATCGCCGAGATCGGCGGCCTCGGGGCGCAGACCCCGGCGTCGTACGGCATGTTCTCGCGCCGCCTGCCGCCCTTCGAGCCCCCGCGCAGCGAGGCGGAGGACCGCGAGATCCTGCTGGCCGGGCTCGCCGAGCTGGGCGAGCACGCCCGGGCGGAGGGGGTCACCCTCTACCTGGAGCCGCTCAACCGGTACGAGGACCACATGGTCAACCGGCTGGAGCAGGCGGCCGACCTGATCCGCACCGTCGGCTGCGACGCCGTGAAGATCGGCATCGACAGCTACCACATGAACATCGAGGAGGCGGACCCGGCCGCGTCGATCATCGCCTACGCGGACTGCATCGGCCACGCCCAGGTCTCCGACTCCAACCGCTTCCAGCCCGGCGCGGGCCACCTCGACTGGCCCGCGTGGCTCGGGGCCCTCCACACCATCGGCTACGACGGCTACCTCGCCGCCGAGTGCCGCCTCACCGGCGACCCCGTCGACGCCGTGCGCTCCGTCCCCGGCTTCCTGCGGCGGTCCGGCGCATGA
- a CDS encoding ROK family transcriptional regulator, producing MPGSQASAGHLLRLIRNGEATTRGDLQRATGLSRSTVGLRLEQLYGAGWLRDVAGTSTGGRPSARIEFDPAHAVVLAVDLETRHARAAVLDLAGTVLAVRSGGLLIGDGPVAVLDTLARWFAPLLAEAGAAPTDVCGIGLSVPGPVDFAAGRVVQPPIMPGWDAFPVREKMQEAYAEHVGAAREPGPVPVLVDNDANLMAYAEHRAAHADCSAFLLIKASTGIGAGVVVDGEIYRGIDGSAGDIGHIRLHDQPDALCMCGSYGCLAAVASGRALAAQLSALGVPTTSGSDVSHLLAEGQPDAVRLAREAGQRIGEVLATVVTLLNPGVLVLTGDLAGTPFLTGVRELLYQRAMPRTTANLDVVTGRLGDRAGLMGAAALVVEHLYAPDQADLRLAALAADRRHGAPV from the coding sequence ATGCCGGGTAGCCAGGCAAGCGCCGGACATCTCCTGCGGCTCATCCGCAACGGCGAGGCGACCACACGCGGCGACCTCCAGCGTGCGACCGGACTGTCCCGCTCGACCGTCGGCCTCCGCCTGGAGCAGCTGTACGGCGCGGGCTGGCTGCGCGACGTGGCGGGCACCTCGACCGGTGGACGCCCGTCCGCCCGGATCGAGTTCGACCCCGCGCACGCCGTCGTGCTCGCCGTCGACCTCGAGACCCGGCACGCCCGCGCCGCCGTCCTGGACCTCGCGGGCACCGTGCTCGCCGTCCGCTCCGGCGGACTGTTGATCGGCGACGGGCCCGTCGCCGTCCTCGACACACTGGCCCGCTGGTTCGCGCCGCTCCTTGCCGAGGCCGGCGCCGCGCCCACGGACGTGTGCGGCATCGGCCTGTCCGTGCCAGGACCGGTCGACTTCGCGGCAGGACGCGTCGTCCAGCCCCCGATCATGCCCGGCTGGGACGCCTTCCCCGTCCGCGAGAAGATGCAGGAGGCGTACGCGGAGCACGTCGGCGCCGCGCGGGAGCCCGGCCCCGTACCGGTGCTCGTCGACAACGACGCCAACCTCATGGCGTACGCGGAGCACCGGGCCGCCCACGCCGACTGCTCGGCCTTCCTCCTCATCAAGGCGTCCACCGGCATCGGCGCCGGCGTCGTCGTCGACGGAGAGATCTACCGCGGCATCGACGGCAGCGCCGGCGACATCGGGCACATCAGGCTGCACGACCAGCCCGACGCGCTGTGCATGTGCGGCTCCTACGGCTGCCTCGCGGCCGTCGCGAGCGGCCGCGCCCTGGCCGCACAGCTCTCCGCCCTCGGCGTGCCCACCACCTCCGGCTCGGACGTCAGCCACCTCCTTGCCGAGGGGCAGCCCGACGCGGTCCGGCTCGCCCGCGAGGCCGGGCAGCGCATCGGCGAAGTGCTGGCCACCGTCGTCACCCTGCTCAACCCGGGCGTCCTTGTCCTCACCGGCGACCTCGCCGGAACTCCCTTCCTCACAGGCGTGCGCGAGCTTCTGTACCAGCGCGCCATGCCCCGCACCACCGCCAACCTCGACGTCGTGACGGGCAGGCTCGGCGACCGCGCCGGCCTCATGGGCGCGGCCGCCCTGGTCGTCGAACACCTCTACGCGCCCGACCAGGCCGACCTCCGCCTCGCCGCCCTTGCGGCCGACCGCCGCCACGGAGCCCCCGTATGA
- a CDS encoding MGH1-like glycoside hydrolase domain-containing protein: MTALLDRIREGTRPLDPPVPAGTADLTLRRGAARVLIRNWAGASTVPSRTLYPHQWSWDSAFVAIGLRHLSPRRAQRELETLLGAQWEDGRVPHIVFNPAVPLGAYFPSPDFWRSSQAGAAAGAPAAPETSGIVQPPVHALAAWLVHEADPAESVRRGFLARLYPRLAAWHRYLTTARDLGGAGLAAVVHPWEPGMDNSPCWDGPLSRITPADPASFRRADLDHGDADDRPTDVDYGRYVRLAADYRDRGYADSDHAFAVEDPCVNALLIVSEHALARIAAETGADPLVHERRAGQLTDALVGRLWDADAGLFLCRDLVGGGLVRERSVAGLVPLIVPGLPEDIVRTLLGTLDGPHFRAADTGLVASYALSGRAFDRTRYWRGPAWFNTAWLIGRGLRLHGADDRAERLRTAFLAAAGTSGFAEYVDPVTGEGRGTRDFAWTAALTLDLLATPHLETAR, translated from the coding sequence ATGACGGCCCTCCTCGACAGGATCCGCGAAGGGACCCGCCCCCTCGATCCGCCCGTGCCCGCCGGCACCGCAGACCTGACACTGCGGCGCGGTGCGGCACGGGTCCTCATCCGCAACTGGGCCGGTGCCTCCACCGTCCCCTCGCGCACGTTGTACCCGCATCAGTGGAGCTGGGACTCGGCGTTCGTCGCGATCGGGCTGCGGCACCTGTCCCCGCGCCGCGCCCAGCGCGAGCTGGAGACCCTGCTCGGCGCCCAGTGGGAGGACGGGCGCGTCCCGCACATCGTCTTCAATCCGGCGGTGCCATTGGGCGCGTACTTCCCGAGCCCGGACTTCTGGCGCTCGTCGCAGGCCGGCGCCGCGGCCGGCGCGCCCGCCGCCCCCGAGACCTCGGGAATCGTGCAGCCGCCCGTGCATGCGCTCGCCGCATGGCTGGTGCACGAGGCGGACCCGGCCGAGTCCGTCCGGCGCGGCTTCCTCGCCCGCCTCTATCCCAGGCTGGCGGCCTGGCACCGCTACCTCACGACCGCCCGGGACCTGGGCGGGGCCGGGCTCGCGGCGGTGGTGCACCCGTGGGAGCCGGGCATGGACAACAGCCCCTGCTGGGACGGCCCGCTCTCCCGCATCACCCCCGCCGACCCCGCTTCGTTCCGCCGGGCCGACCTCGATCACGGCGACGCGGACGACCGGCCCACGGACGTCGACTACGGACGGTATGTACGGCTCGCCGCCGACTACCGGGACCGCGGGTACGCGGACAGCGACCACGCCTTCGCCGTCGAGGACCCGTGCGTCAACGCGCTCCTGATCGTCTCCGAGCACGCCCTCGCCCGCATCGCCGCGGAGACCGGAGCCGACCCGCTCGTCCACGAGCGGCGCGCCGGACAGCTCACGGACGCGCTCGTCGGCCGGCTGTGGGACGCGGATGCCGGGCTCTTCCTCTGCCGCGACCTCGTCGGCGGTGGCCTCGTGCGGGAGCGAAGCGTCGCCGGGCTCGTGCCGCTGATCGTCCCGGGGCTGCCCGAGGACATCGTCCGGACGCTCCTCGGCACCCTCGACGGCCCGCACTTCCGGGCCGCGGACACCGGTCTCGTCGCGAGCTACGCGCTCAGCGGCCGTGCCTTCGACCGGACCCGCTACTGGCGCGGCCCCGCGTGGTTCAACACGGCCTGGCTGATCGGCCGCGGCCTGCGCCTGCACGGGGCCGACGACCGCGCCGAGCGACTGCGCACCGCCTTCCTGGCCGCGGCAGGGACCTCGGGCTTCGCCGAGTACGTGGACCCGGTCACCGGTGAGGGCCGGGGCACCCGCGACTTCGCCTGGACGGCCGCCCTCACCCTCGATCTGCTCGCGACCCCGCACCTGGAGACCGCACGATGA